ATAACCACAATATCTAAAGTTAATTGCTGTTGATGCAAGCGAAAACTTTCGCGAGCCAAACGTTTTACTCTATTTCTTTCGTGTGCACGACGCACTTTCTTTTTAGCAACAACAATACCCAAACGACTTTGAGGTTGTTCGGTCAGTTTTGCTAGAAATAAGAAATGGGGCTGATGCACTTTAAAAAGCGCACCATCGAAGACACTTTTATAATCGGCAGCACAGCGAATACG
This DNA window, taken from Acinetobacter sp. WCHA55, encodes the following:
- the rnpA gene encoding ribonuclease P protein component, which codes for MTTLYGFSTEVRIRCAADYKSVFDGALFKVHQPHFLFLAKLTEQPQSRLGIVVAKKKVRRAHERNRVKRLARESFRLHQQQLTLDIVVMPKMGIETVPNAELHQQLQFAWQKLQRLAKKHQKIAPSLQK